One genomic segment of Hevea brasiliensis isolate MT/VB/25A 57/8 chromosome 3, ASM3005281v1, whole genome shotgun sequence includes these proteins:
- the LOC110633743 gene encoding patellin-6 produces the protein MEASSPISIQQTPLQDHPSEPSPKPYKKSFVTTLMEAATLRTPSFKEDTYFISHLKSSEKKALLEFRDKLSASYDSDSECSMWGIPLMSGDEKADVILLKFLRARDFRVPDALRMLDKCLSWRKEFGADSICEVDLGFKELEGVVAYMHGYDREGHPVCYNAYGVFKDKEMYERIFGDEEKLKKFLRWRVQVLERGIKLLNFKPGGVNSIIQVTDLKDMPKRELRVASNQILSLFQDNYPEMVARKIFINVPWYFSLLYSMFSPFLTQRTRSKFVISKEGNFPETLYKFIRPEDIPVQYGGLCRPSDLQNGPPKPASEFAVKGGEKVNIQIEGIEGGATITWDIVVGGWDLEYSAEFVPNAEGSYTIAVEKIRQVAPSEEAIHNSYTSREAGKMVLSVDNTASKRKKVAAYRYIVRKSTVV, from the exons ATGGAAGCTTCATCACCCATCTCAATCCAACAAACCCCTCTCCAAGACCATCCATCTGAGCCCTCTCCAAAACCTTACAAGAAAAGCTTCGTTACCACTCTAATGGAGGCCGCCACTCTTCGCACTCCTTCCTTCAAGGAAGACACCTATTTCATCTCCCATCTCAAATCCTCCGAGAAGAAAGCGCTGCTAGAGTTCAGGGATAAACTCTCCGCCTCTTATGATTCTGATAGTGAGTGTTCGATGTGGGGTATTCCTCTTATGAGTGGAGACGAGAAGGCTGACGTGATACTTTTGAAGTTTTTGCGTGCCAGAGACTTTAGAGTCCCTGATGCGCTTCGCATGCTGGATAAATGCTTATCCTGGAGAAAAGAGTTTGGAGCAGACAGCATCTGTGAGGTGGACTTGGGTTTTAAGGAGCTTGAAGGTGTTGTGGCTTACATGCATGGGTATGACAGAGAGGGACACCCTGTTTGCTACAATGCCTATGGGGTCTTTAAGGACAAGGAAATGTATGAGAGGATATTCGGAGATGAAGAGAAGCTCAAGAAGTTCCTGAGATGGAGAGTTCAGGTGCTGGAGAGAGGGATTAAACTTCTGAATTTTAAGCCTGGTGGagtcaactccattattcaagtgACTGATCTCAAAGACATGCCTAAAAGAGAGCTTAGGGTCGCTTCTAATCAGATCCTCTCTCTTTTTCAAGATAATTATCCTGAAATGGTGGCTCGTAAG ATTTTCATCAATGTCCCATGGTACTTCAGCTTGTTGTATTCGATGTTCAGTCCATTCCTAACTCAGCGAACTAGGAGCAAGTTCGTAATCTCAAAGGAAGGAAATTTTCCAGAGACTCTGTACAA ATTTATAAGGCCTGAGGACATTCCAGTTCAGTATGGAGGACTATGTCGACCCAGCGATTTGCAGAATGGCCCACCTAAACCTGCATCCGAGTTTGCTGTAAAAGGAGGAGAGAAAGTGAACATTCAGATCGAAGGGATTGAG GGTGGTGCAACAATTACATGGGACATAGTGGTCGGAGGGTGGGACTTGGAGTACAGTGCAGAGTTCGTGCCGAATGCAGAAGGGAGCTACACCATTGCCGTGGAGAAGATAAGGCAGGTGGCTCCCTCAGAGGAGGCAATTCACAACTCTTACACTTCAAGAGAAGCAGGGAAGATGGTGCTTTCAGTGGACAACACTGCTTCCAAGAGAAAAAAAGTCGCTGCCTATCGATACATCGTCCGCAAATCCACTGTTGTCTAG
- the LOC110633744 gene encoding probable protein phosphatase 2C 65, with protein MGACCSKDANFGEGGVVFEDSLEEREYDGVEEDDNVTIGDYGARMRLQGASKYVSMYSQQGKKGVNQDAMTVWEEFIGNKGMFFCGVFDGHGPYGHKVARHVRDTLPSRLSTAIKLSQVNNLRYGDDAVDGNDSDGADKSDASNKEYYNDDSKRTILLSSWEASFVKCFKDMDQELSLDASIDSFCSGATAVTVVKQGNHLVIANLGDSRAILCTRGGRNQLVPIQLTVDLKPNIASEAERIKNLNGRIFALKEEPDVFRIWMPDEDCPGLAMARAFGDFCLKDYGLISIPEVSYRRLTKNDEFVVLATDGIWDVLSNFDVIRIVASARKRSLAAKMVVKYAVRAWKNKYPGCRVDDCAVVCLFLKSRTVLARSFSEMSRVSANHTELAENYSEVSRASVNRSEIAAVPQRPKATKSVQGGHGHESIHAKAIIGSKESTSPE; from the exons GGGCCCGAATGAGATTGCAAGGAGCTTCCAAATACGTTTCCATGTATTCCCAACAGGGAAAAAAAGGGGTTAATCAGGATGCCATGACTGTTTGGGAG GAATTTATTGGTAATAAAGGCATGTTTTTCTGTGGAGTGTTTGACGGTCATGGTCCCTACGGCCACAAGGTTGCTCGCCATGTTCGTGATACTTTACCCTCTAGGCTCTCCACCGCTATCAAACTATCACAGGTTAATAACTTAAGATATGGTGATGATGCTGTCGATGGAAACGATAGTGATGGAGCAGATAAAAGTGATGCTAGTAACAAAGAATATTATAATGATGATAGTAAGAGAACTATACTCTTGTCTTCATGGGAGGCCAGTTTTGTTAAATGCTTCAAGGATATGGATCAAGAACTAAGCCTTGATGCTAGCATAGATAGTTTCTGCAGTGGTGCTACTGCTGTAACTGTAGTTAAACAG GGAAACCACTTGGTAATAGCCAATTTGGGCGACTCTCGTGCTATTCTTTGCACTAGAGGCGGCAGAAACCAACTCGTTCCCATCCAACTCACAGTTGATTTGAAACCCAATATTGCAA GTGAAGCTGAAAGAATTAAGAATTTAAATGGCAGAATATTTGCATTGAAAGAAGAACCAGATGTGTTTAGAATATGGATGCCCGACGAAGATTGTCCAGGTCTGGCGATGGCCAGGGCCTTTGGAGATTTCTGCCTGAAAGATTATGGCCTCATCTCAATTCCTGAAGTTTCTTATAGAAGGCTTACAAAAAATGATGAATTTGTGGTTCTTGCAACCGATGGG ATATGGGATGTGCTATCGAATTTTGATGTAATTCGGATAGTTGCCTCAGCAAGAAAGCGATCATTGGCTGCTAAAATGGTAGTAAAATACGCAGTTCGGGCATGGAAAAATAAATATCCAGGTTGCAGGGTAGACGACTGTGCAGTTGTATGCTTGTTCCTGAAAAGTAGAACTGTGTTAGCAAGATCCTTCTCTGAAATGAGCAGGGTCAGTGCAAATCACACAGAGCTTGCAGAAAACTATTCAGAAGTGAGCCGGGCTAGCGTAAATCGTTCAGAGATTGCGGCAGTTCCTCAAAGACCTAAAGCAACTAAAAGTGTTCAAGGAGGCCATGGCCATGAATCTATACATGCCAAGGCCATCATAGGCTCAAAGGAGAGCACTTCTCCTGAGTGA